A window of the Lactuca sativa cultivar Salinas chromosome 7, Lsat_Salinas_v11, whole genome shotgun sequence genome harbors these coding sequences:
- the LOC111905979 gene encoding uncharacterized protein LOC111905979 isoform X2 translates to MCHFIITHFSSIRLESPTSSIENLPPASIESITSAGVPSSFFDSEPVCTSSKTSESEPESCSSSAKNIAISPISSSEDKASTSYAGQPSQEPVSGNHGSESESTLPIDEGAPMNVNPITVSTEENLDSDSGRNQNDIVRNSDSNTRALLVLSDSFLSLRIFGSGITDSGSGVLPSDVEPDVISGRILLMDTGNVLSSGVSEISSREGRRNSGRLFGDTSARRGSRRDSGFPAIFFTAGLDDDRWLLDISGRENGYLTSHGRNEERRRFRSQMSERGLGGVDERENRTRFCASGLHRDGTCSCGGSSFLGEETGSFGSISRVVLLAQALSEVLDEIHRQPLSLSMPMLSLPAPESVVDSFLLKSHKKIDASETGPNYVQQCYICLVDYEEGDEIRVLPCRHEYHAPCVDKWLKEVNGVCPVCRCNVCDTPAAAAEGQVSNSELAA, encoded by the exons ATGTGTCATTTCATTATCACCCACTTCAGCAGCATAAGG TTGGAATCACCAACAAGCTCTATAGAAAACCTTCCTCCTGCTAGCATCGAATCTATAACCTCTGCAGGTGTCCCCTCTTCATTCTTTGATTCCGAACCCGTGTGCACAAGTTCCAAAACTTCGGAATCAGAACCCGAAAGTTGCAGTAGCAGTGCAAAGAACATTGCTATAAGTCCCATAAGTAGTAGCGAGGATAAAGCAAGTACATCTTATGCTGGTCAACCAAGTCAAGAACCAGTCTCAGGAAATCACGGGTCGGAATCGGAATCAACTTTACCTATCGACGAAGGTGCACCCATGAATGTCAATCCAATCACCGTCTCCACCGAAGAAAATCTTGATTCTGATTCCGGCCGGAATCAGAACGATATAGTTAGGAATTCCGATTCCAATACTCGGGCGCTGTTGGTTCTGTCAGATTCTTTTCTGAGTCTTCGGATATTTGGGAGTGGAATTACGGATTCCGGTTCCGGAGTTTTGCCGTCTGATGTGGAACCGGATGTGATAAGCGGTCGTATACTTCTTATGGACACTGGAAATGTTCTTTCCAGTGGTGTTTCTGAAATTAGTAGCCGTGAAGGAAGAAGGAACAGTGGAAGGCTTTTTGGTGACACGTCAGCGAGACGTGGTTCTAGAAGGGACAGTGGTTTTCCAGCAATATTTTTCACAGCTGGACTTGATGATGATCGATGGCTTCTTGATATTAGTGGTCGTGAAAATGGTTATTTAACAAGTCATGGTAGAAATGAAGAGCGCAGGCGTTTTAGATCTCAG ATGTCAGAAAGAGGGTTAGGTGGTGTTGATGAGAGAGAAAACCGAACCAGATTTTGTGCATCTGGGCTACACCGTGATGGGACATGCTCATGTGGCGGTTCATCTTTCTTGGGTGAAGAAACCGGTTCATTTGGAAGTATATCACGCGTTGTTTTGCTTGCTCAAGCTTTATCTGAG GTATTGGATGAAATCCACCGACAGCCTCTATCACTTTCAATGCCAATGCTCTCTCTACCTGCACCTGAGTCTGTTGTAGATTCGTTTCTCCTTAAAAGTCACAAAAAGATTGATGCATCGGAAACCGGCCCAAATTATGTTCAACA ATGCTACATTTGCTTGGTTGATTATGAGGAAGGAGATGAAATAAGGGTTCTTCCGTGTCGTCATGAATATCATGCCCCGTGTGTCGATAAATGGCTTAAAGAAGTTAACGG tGTGTGTCCGGTATGTAGGTGCAATGTTTGTGACACACCTGCAGCTGCTGCTGAGGGTCAGGTGTCAAACTCAGAACTCGCAGCTTGA
- the LOC111905979 gene encoding uncharacterized protein LOC111905979 isoform X1: MLHFTTTWVEVKGTKIFLLPPSYETHLLSSFSTRRLFVLVVISFSLAPLSSPSSSPDSNSNLCFQFTPGMGSGSSRLGSDRSSNPSRLNRTKRKLSSILLCGHTRNSNSPSSALELESPTSSIENLPPASIESITSAGVPSSFFDSEPVCTSSKTSESEPESCSSSAKNIAISPISSSEDKASTSYAGQPSQEPVSGNHGSESESTLPIDEGAPMNVNPITVSTEENLDSDSGRNQNDIVRNSDSNTRALLVLSDSFLSLRIFGSGITDSGSGVLPSDVEPDVISGRILLMDTGNVLSSGVSEISSREGRRNSGRLFGDTSARRGSRRDSGFPAIFFTAGLDDDRWLLDISGRENGYLTSHGRNEERRRFRSQMSERGLGGVDERENRTRFCASGLHRDGTCSCGGSSFLGEETGSFGSISRVVLLAQALSEVLDEIHRQPLSLSMPMLSLPAPESVVDSFLLKSHKKIDASETGPNYVQQCYICLVDYEEGDEIRVLPCRHEYHAPCVDKWLKEVNGVCPVCRCNVCDTPAAAAEGQVSNSELAA; encoded by the exons ATGTTACATTTCACAACCACATGGGTGGAAGTGAAAGGCACCAAAATATTCTTGTTACCACCATCATACGAAACTCATCTCTTGTCTTCATTTTCCACCAGACGACTTTTTGTCCTCGTCGTAATCTCTTTTTCACTTGCTCCATTATCATCACCATCTTCGTCCCCAGACTCCAATTCAAATCTCTGTTTTCAATTTACACCTGGAATGGGTTCCGGCAGCAGTCGATTAGGGTCGGATCGCTCTTCAAACCCCTCGAGATTGAATCGAACAAAGCGGAAGCTCTCTTCTATTCTACTATGTGGTCACACACGCAACTCCAATTCTCCTTCGTCTGCCTTAGAG TTGGAATCACCAACAAGCTCTATAGAAAACCTTCCTCCTGCTAGCATCGAATCTATAACCTCTGCAGGTGTCCCCTCTTCATTCTTTGATTCCGAACCCGTGTGCACAAGTTCCAAAACTTCGGAATCAGAACCCGAAAGTTGCAGTAGCAGTGCAAAGAACATTGCTATAAGTCCCATAAGTAGTAGCGAGGATAAAGCAAGTACATCTTATGCTGGTCAACCAAGTCAAGAACCAGTCTCAGGAAATCACGGGTCGGAATCGGAATCAACTTTACCTATCGACGAAGGTGCACCCATGAATGTCAATCCAATCACCGTCTCCACCGAAGAAAATCTTGATTCTGATTCCGGCCGGAATCAGAACGATATAGTTAGGAATTCCGATTCCAATACTCGGGCGCTGTTGGTTCTGTCAGATTCTTTTCTGAGTCTTCGGATATTTGGGAGTGGAATTACGGATTCCGGTTCCGGAGTTTTGCCGTCTGATGTGGAACCGGATGTGATAAGCGGTCGTATACTTCTTATGGACACTGGAAATGTTCTTTCCAGTGGTGTTTCTGAAATTAGTAGCCGTGAAGGAAGAAGGAACAGTGGAAGGCTTTTTGGTGACACGTCAGCGAGACGTGGTTCTAGAAGGGACAGTGGTTTTCCAGCAATATTTTTCACAGCTGGACTTGATGATGATCGATGGCTTCTTGATATTAGTGGTCGTGAAAATGGTTATTTAACAAGTCATGGTAGAAATGAAGAGCGCAGGCGTTTTAGATCTCAG ATGTCAGAAAGAGGGTTAGGTGGTGTTGATGAGAGAGAAAACCGAACCAGATTTTGTGCATCTGGGCTACACCGTGATGGGACATGCTCATGTGGCGGTTCATCTTTCTTGGGTGAAGAAACCGGTTCATTTGGAAGTATATCACGCGTTGTTTTGCTTGCTCAAGCTTTATCTGAG GTATTGGATGAAATCCACCGACAGCCTCTATCACTTTCAATGCCAATGCTCTCTCTACCTGCACCTGAGTCTGTTGTAGATTCGTTTCTCCTTAAAAGTCACAAAAAGATTGATGCATCGGAAACCGGCCCAAATTATGTTCAACA ATGCTACATTTGCTTGGTTGATTATGAGGAAGGAGATGAAATAAGGGTTCTTCCGTGTCGTCATGAATATCATGCCCCGTGTGTCGATAAATGGCTTAAAGAAGTTAACGG tGTGTGTCCGGTATGTAGGTGCAATGTTTGTGACACACCTGCAGCTGCTGCTGAGGGTCAGGTGTCAAACTCAGAACTCGCAGCTTGA
- the LOC111905980 gene encoding uncharacterized protein LOC111905980: MVKRIYCFEWIIALGFLLLVAVVSSKNHGNQANDLVDLINKNRTSKRLPQLNNSPGLGCMAMQYIKECRFNCSQVNTVNCKPSEDDFTEIFAPNCGVELPTFGTISGLIVGCHQKHLDPPEAFQNVLVHNNGTLSILRNRTHREVGVGIIRAKRHKGPYLWCALFGSNERNSTFVLEDLGKGIEQKEGCYSGSGSSCSSGGRNGSFVWMLIFCIFVLSSTGFF, translated from the exons ATGGTGAAGAGAATTTATTGTTTTGAATGGATAAttgctctagggtttcttctacTTGTTGCCGTTGTTTCCTCCAAGAATCATG GAAATCAAGCAAACGATCTTGTTGACTTGATTAACAAAAACCGAACATCAAAAAGACTTCCCCAACTAAACAACAGCCCGGGTCTCGGCTGCATGGCCATGCAATACATAAAGGAATGCCGATTCAACTGCAGTCAAGTCAACACAGTCAACTGTAAACCTTCCGAAGACGATTTCACAGAAATATTCGCTCCAAATTGTGGGGTCGAGCTTCCGACATTTGGCACCATCTCAGGACTCATCGTGGGGTGTCACCAGAAACATCTAGACCCCCCGGAAGCCTTCCAGAATGTTCTTGTACACAATAATGGAACACTGTCGATTTTAAGAAATAGAACACATAGGGAAGTTGGAGTCGGGATTATCCGTGCAAAAAGACATAAAGGCCCCTACTTATGGTGTGCTTTGTTTGGAAGCAACGAGAGAAATTCGACATTTGTCCTTGAAGATCTTGGCAAAGGGATTGAACAGAAGGAAGGGTGTTATAGTGGGAGCGGGAGTTCTTGTAGCTCGGGAGGGAGAAATGGTAGTTTTGTTTGGATGttgattttttgtatttttgtattAAGTAGTACTGGGTTCTTTTGA